From the Bremerella alba genome, one window contains:
- a CDS encoding thioredoxin-disulfide reductase, whose product MSEKIENVIIVGSGPAGWTAAIYAARANLKPLLYEGAALQEHYDLGRGPLGQLAMTTEVENFPGFPSGDLGGYLDDAIDDSLRQYMAPHQKHGVSGPELMELMRQQAKNFGTRVVTDDIVEVDFSEQPFKLKPREGEEWLKARSVIIATGARANYLGLKSEETYKNRGVSACAVCDGALPRFREKPCIVVGGGDSAIEEADYMSKYSSVVYLVHRRDKFRASQAMVDRVTENKKVEVVWNHVVTEVLGDDQNGVTGAMLESTVDDSTKKLDASGFFLAIGHTPNTDFLKGKLEMNNAGYLKWTVPFRTNTSVNGVFASGDVADDYYRQAVTAAGTGCMSALDAERWLASQGLH is encoded by the coding sequence GTGTCGGAAAAGATTGAAAACGTCATTATCGTCGGAAGTGGCCCTGCGGGATGGACTGCCGCCATCTATGCAGCTCGAGCCAATTTGAAGCCGCTTCTCTACGAAGGTGCTGCGCTTCAAGAGCACTACGATCTCGGACGGGGGCCACTCGGCCAGTTGGCAATGACGACGGAAGTAGAGAACTTCCCCGGATTTCCCTCTGGCGACCTGGGCGGTTACTTGGATGACGCCATTGACGATAGCTTGCGTCAGTATATGGCACCGCACCAAAAGCATGGTGTCAGCGGTCCTGAATTGATGGAGCTAATGCGGCAACAAGCCAAGAACTTTGGCACTCGGGTTGTAACCGACGACATCGTAGAAGTTGATTTCAGCGAACAGCCATTCAAACTCAAGCCTCGCGAAGGCGAAGAATGGCTAAAAGCCCGCTCAGTGATTATCGCTACGGGCGCTCGTGCAAATTACCTCGGATTGAAATCGGAAGAAACCTACAAGAACCGGGGCGTTAGTGCCTGTGCCGTATGCGACGGCGCTTTGCCGCGTTTCCGTGAAAAGCCATGCATCGTGGTAGGTGGAGGCGACTCGGCTATTGAAGAAGCCGATTACATGAGCAAGTACAGCTCGGTCGTCTATTTGGTACATCGTCGAGACAAATTCCGGGCTTCCCAGGCCATGGTCGATCGGGTCACGGAAAACAAGAAGGTCGAAGTTGTTTGGAATCACGTCGTGACCGAGGTGCTCGGCGACGATCAAAACGGCGTCACCGGGGCCATGCTGGAAAGCACGGTGGATGATTCCACGAAGAAGCTCGATGCGAGTGGGTTCTTTCTAGCCATCGGTCATACACCCAACACCGACTTTCTGAAGGGGAAGTTGGAAATGAATAACGCGGGCTATCTTAAGTGGACGGTTCCCTTTCGTACCAATACAAGCGTCAACGGCGTCTTTGCTTCCGGGGACGTGGCCGACGACTACTATCGCCAGGCTGTAACAGCAGCAGGAACCGGTTGTATGTCGGCACTGGATGCGGAACGCTGGTTGGCCTCGCAGGGCTTGCATTAA
- a CDS encoding divalent metal cation transporter — protein MSETVSKVETDREILQEAQEKGPGATLGAWVRLSGPGWLQSAITLGGGSLSGALFMGILGGYSLLWLQLVAIICGVVMLSAISYVTLSTGKRPFRQINAHINPVLGWGWIVATVAANMIFLMPQFGLCYAALNKNLAPGLVGDDTSTKAIVSLLLLIAGGVLVYMNSRPGIATKIFDMLLKGMIGVIVLCFFGVVIKLGMSGEAFTWSEVFAGFIPDLSAASEPTGQVAEIAAEVEDPYRTFWTDRIVADQRAAMIGAAATAVGINMTFLLPYSMLARGWDKTFRGLARFDLSTGMAIPYILVTSCVVIASAAAFHAKVDADFLSTSPDTMAKSPIYGGAEKTLAVRVLEFDKDSLDVPKEYLDEATGEDGKVNNAKLADLLLEAKYEPLKLAVAELPDNEKRLSASLVKRSEFLLSESLAPLLGGGLARWVFGIGIFGMGFSTIIILMMINGYAFTEMLNTKPNGVAHVIGCLVAGLSGASWFIVWDGPAKTWLAILVSSFAVMFLPIAYVTFFMMMNSKKILGENKPKGLSWIIWNVLMVISVIGAIAAAVVSITDKVTNPGTPFAQKAVVLTVVIGYLILFVGGFFLRTGKDDDEPVQAEATETA, from the coding sequence ATGTCTGAGACCGTAAGCAAAGTCGAAACGGATCGAGAGATTCTCCAGGAAGCACAAGAAAAGGGGCCTGGTGCCACGCTGGGTGCTTGGGTTCGACTTTCAGGACCTGGTTGGTTGCAAAGTGCGATCACCTTGGGTGGTGGCTCTTTGTCCGGCGCGCTCTTCATGGGGATCTTGGGCGGATACAGTTTGCTTTGGCTGCAATTAGTGGCCATCATTTGCGGCGTGGTAATGCTCTCGGCGATTAGCTACGTCACTTTGTCGACCGGCAAGCGGCCATTTCGCCAAATCAATGCGCACATCAACCCTGTGCTTGGCTGGGGGTGGATCGTGGCGACAGTTGCGGCGAATATGATTTTCCTCATGCCGCAGTTCGGGCTCTGCTATGCTGCCCTGAATAAAAATCTGGCCCCTGGTCTCGTTGGCGATGATACGTCAACCAAGGCGATTGTTTCCTTGTTGCTTCTCATCGCTGGCGGCGTACTCGTCTACATGAATTCGCGACCAGGGATCGCGACCAAGATATTCGATATGCTGCTAAAGGGCATGATCGGTGTGATCGTGCTTTGCTTCTTTGGAGTTGTTATTAAGTTGGGCATGTCAGGCGAGGCTTTCACATGGTCAGAAGTCTTCGCTGGTTTTATCCCTGATTTATCCGCAGCAAGTGAACCAACAGGGCAGGTGGCCGAGATTGCGGCCGAGGTAGAAGATCCCTATCGCACCTTTTGGACTGATCGGATCGTCGCTGATCAACGCGCCGCGATGATCGGTGCCGCGGCGACTGCCGTTGGTATTAATATGACCTTCCTGCTGCCCTATTCGATGCTGGCTCGCGGATGGGACAAAACCTTCCGAGGTCTAGCACGATTCGACCTCTCGACCGGGATGGCGATTCCCTACATCTTGGTGACAAGCTGTGTTGTGATTGCCTCGGCGGCGGCGTTTCATGCCAAAGTGGATGCCGACTTTCTCTCGACTTCGCCTGATACGATGGCCAAGAGCCCTATCTACGGTGGTGCCGAGAAGACGTTAGCCGTTCGCGTCCTTGAATTCGACAAGGACAGCTTGGATGTTCCTAAGGAATATCTCGACGAAGCAACCGGAGAAGACGGTAAGGTTAATAATGCCAAGCTCGCTGATCTGCTTCTGGAAGCCAAGTACGAACCGTTGAAGTTGGCGGTGGCTGAACTTCCCGACAACGAGAAACGCCTCTCCGCTTCGCTCGTCAAACGCAGTGAGTTTCTATTGTCCGAATCACTGGCGCCCCTGCTGGGAGGTGGTTTGGCCCGTTGGGTGTTTGGGATCGGAATCTTCGGGATGGGGTTCTCGACGATCATCATCCTAATGATGATCAACGGCTACGCATTTACCGAGATGCTCAACACGAAGCCTAACGGTGTTGCTCATGTGATTGGCTGTTTGGTCGCCGGGCTCTCTGGTGCATCGTGGTTTATCGTGTGGGATGGCCCGGCCAAGACTTGGCTGGCCATTCTGGTTTCCAGTTTTGCGGTGATGTTTTTACCAATCGCTTACGTGACGTTCTTCATGATGATGAATAGCAAGAAAATCCTCGGCGAAAACAAGCCGAAGGGACTGAGCTGGATCATTTGGAACGTGTTGATGGTCATCTCGGTCATCGGAGCGATCGCAGCTGCTGTTGTGTCCATTACCGACAAAGTTACAAACCCTGGTACTCCCTTCGCGCAGAAGGCCGTCGTCTTGACTGTCGTTATTGGGTACCTGATCCTATTCGTAGGCGGATTCTTCCTCCGCACCGGCAAGGACGACGATGAGCCAGTCCAAGCCGAAGCGACCGAAACTGCCTAG
- the asnS gene encoding asparagine--tRNA ligase, translated as MEKRTVLQARRADSIGQQVCLEGWVRTRRDSKGGFSFIELNDGSCLANIQVVADNQLSNYENEVKHLTPGCSIRVVGEIKESQGKGQATEVQASEVFLFGTADAETYPLQKKRHTFEKLREWAHLRTRSNTFGSVFRVRNRVSYSIHQFFQERGYLYVNTPVITASDCEGAGEMFRVTTLDVDQPPKVNGKVDFSKDFFARPTYLTVSGQLEGEIFATSLGKVYTFGPTFRAENSNTSRHLAEFWMVEPEIAFADLEENMEVAEAFLKRIFSDVMNDCAEDMAFFNERIAPGILDTLQGIVESEFLRCSYTDAIDILQKSGQEFEYPVTWGMDLQSEHERFLTEQHFKRPVILHDYPRSIKPFYMRCNDDGKTVRAMDVLVPQVGEIIGGSQREERLDVLESRMKEQGLDAEEYWWYLDLRRYGTIPHSGFGLGLERVLQFITGMGNIRDVIPFPRTPGWAEF; from the coding sequence ATGGAAAAGAGAACGGTCTTACAGGCACGTCGTGCAGATTCGATTGGACAGCAGGTTTGCCTTGAGGGGTGGGTGCGTACGCGACGTGACTCCAAAGGTGGCTTTAGCTTTATTGAACTGAACGACGGTAGCTGCCTGGCGAATATTCAGGTCGTCGCCGACAACCAGTTGTCTAATTACGAAAACGAAGTGAAGCACCTGACGCCTGGTTGTTCGATACGCGTTGTCGGCGAAATCAAGGAATCTCAAGGGAAGGGACAAGCCACCGAAGTACAGGCCAGCGAAGTCTTTCTTTTCGGTACCGCTGATGCAGAGACCTATCCACTGCAGAAGAAGCGTCACACGTTCGAGAAGCTCCGGGAATGGGCCCATCTGCGGACTCGGTCCAACACGTTTGGCAGTGTCTTTCGTGTGCGGAATCGTGTGTCGTATTCGATTCACCAGTTCTTTCAGGAACGTGGCTACCTTTATGTGAACACGCCTGTTATTACCGCTTCCGACTGCGAAGGGGCGGGTGAGATGTTTCGCGTAACGACCTTGGACGTCGATCAGCCTCCAAAGGTCAACGGTAAGGTTGACTTCAGTAAAGACTTCTTTGCGCGTCCGACCTACCTGACGGTGAGTGGCCAGTTGGAAGGCGAGATTTTCGCGACCTCGTTGGGTAAGGTTTACACGTTCGGTCCAACATTCCGTGCTGAAAACTCGAATACTAGTCGCCACTTGGCCGAGTTTTGGATGGTGGAACCGGAGATCGCTTTTGCTGATTTGGAAGAGAATATGGAGGTCGCCGAGGCCTTCCTGAAGCGAATCTTCAGCGATGTGATGAACGACTGTGCCGAAGACATGGCATTCTTCAACGAGCGTATCGCACCCGGGATTCTCGACACGCTGCAAGGCATTGTCGAGAGCGAATTCCTGCGATGCAGTTATACCGACGCCATCGATATTCTGCAGAAATCTGGCCAGGAATTCGAGTATCCCGTTACTTGGGGCATGGACCTACAATCCGAGCACGAGCGATTCCTGACCGAGCAGCACTTCAAGCGACCGGTAATTCTGCACGACTATCCTCGCTCGATTAAACCGTTCTACATGCGTTGTAACGACGATGGGAAAACGGTGCGTGCTATGGACGTCCTTGTGCCACAGGTAGGCGAAATTATCGGCGGAAGCCAGCGAGAAGAACGCCTTGATGTGCTCGAAAGCCGCATGAAAGAGCAGGGGCTCGATGCCGAAGAGTACTGGTGGTACCTGGACTTACGACGATATGGCACGATTCCGCACTCCGGATTTGGACTTGGCCTAGAACGCGTTCTACAGTTTATTACGGGCATGGGGAATATTCGCGATGTGATTCCCTTCCCTCGCACCCCAGGTTGGGCTGAGTTCTAA